One genomic region from Ochotona princeps isolate mOchPri1 chromosome 5, mOchPri1.hap1, whole genome shotgun sequence encodes:
- the LOC101532704 gene encoding LOW QUALITY PROTEIN: large ribosomal subunit protein uL18 (The sequence of the model RefSeq protein was modified relative to this genomic sequence to represent the inferred CDS: inserted 2 bases in 1 codon; substituted 1 base at 1 genomic stop codon), whose translation MGFVKVVKNKAYFKRYQVKLRRSREGKTDYYARKRLVIQDKNKYNTPKYRMIVRVTNRDIICQIAYARIEGDMIVCAAYAHELPKYGVKLGLTNYAAAYCTGLLLARRLLNRFGMDKIYEGQVEVTGDEYNVESVDGQPGAFTCXLDAGLARTTTGNKVFGALKGAVDGGLSIPHSTKRFPGYDSESKEFNAEVLRKHIMGQNVADYMRYLMEEDEDAYKKQFSQXKNNVTPDMMEEMYKKAHAAIRENPVYEKKPKREVKKKRWNRPKMSLAQKKDRVAQKKASFLRAQERAAES comes from the exons ATGGGGTTTGTTAAAGTTGTCAAGAACAAGGCCTACTTTAAGAGATACCAAGTGAAACTTAGACGAAGTCGAGAGGGCAAGACTGATTACTATGCTCGGAAACGCTTGGTGATCCAGGATAAGAATAAGTACAACACACCCAAATACAGGATGATCGTTCGTGTAACTAACAGAGATATCATTTGCCAGATTGCTTATGCCCGGATCGAAGGGGATATGATAGTCTGTGCAGCTTATGCACACGAACTGCCAAAGTACGGTGTGAAGCTTGGCCTGACCAATTATGCTGCAGCCTATTGTACTGGCCTGCTGCTGGCTCGCAGGCTTCTGAATAGGTTTGGCATGGACAAGATCTATGAGGGCCAAGTGGAGGTGACTGGAGATGAATACAATGTGGAAAGCGTTGACGGCCAGCCTGGTGCCTTCACCTGCTAGCTGGATGCAGGCCTTGCCAGAACCACCACTGGCAATAAAGTGTTTGGAGCCCTGAAGGGAGCTGTGGACGGAGGCCTGTCCATCCCTCACAGTACCAAACGATTCCCTGGCTACGATTCTGAAAGCAAGGAGTTTAATGCGGAAGTACTTCGGAAGCACATCATGGGGCAGAATGTTGCAGACTACATGCGCTACCTAATGGAAGAAGATGAAGATGCCTACAAGAAGCAGTTCTCTCA TAAGAACAATGTGACTCCAGACATGATGGAGGAGATGTATAAGAAGGCCCACGCGGCAATACGAGAGAATCCAGTGTATGAGAAGAAGCCCAAGAGAGAGGTGAAGAAGAAGAGGTGGAACCGTCCCAAGATGTCCCTTGCCCAGAAGAAAGATCGGGTAGCCCAAAAGAAGGCGAGCTTCCTGCGCGCTCAGGAGCGGGCTGCTGAGAGCTAA